The segment gaataaataagtgtactgggtgtctaatcaatgattttttctatttcccgggtcatataaattatctctgtgattctaaaatcaatgcctttcctgtaatctattattcaaaaggatgacatatgtcttctttcatgctgttgtttcggttgaggctccgggaccctcttatttaaaaggcctgaggataaataagtgtaacgggtgtctaatcaatgttttttctatttcctgggtcatataaatgatctctgggattctaaaatcaatgcctttcctgtaatctattattcaaaaggatgacatatctcctctttcatgctgttgtttcggttgaggctccgggaccctcttattaaaaaggcctaagaataaatgagtgtactgggtgtctaatcaatgtttttttctatttcccgggtcatataaatgatctctgggattctaaaatcaatgcctttcctgtaatctattattcaaaaggatgacatatctcctctttcatgctgttgtttcggttgaggctccgggaccctcttattaaaaaagcctgaggataaataagtgtaacgggtgtctaatcaatgtttttttctatttcctgggtcatataaatgatctctgggattctaaaatcaatgcctttcctgtaatctattattcaaaaggatgacatatctcctctttcatgctgttgtttcgggtgaggctccgggaccctcttattaaaaaggcctaagaataaatgagtgtactgggtgtctaatcaatgttttttttctatttcccgggtcatataaatgatctctgggattctaaaatcaatgcctttcctgtaatctattattcaaaaggatgacatatctcctctttcatgctgttgtttcggttgaggctccgggaccctcttattaaaaaggcctaagaataaatgagtgtactcggtgtctaatcaatgtttttttctatttccctggtcatattaatgatctctgggattctaaaatcaataccttttctgtaatctattattcaaaaggatgacatatctcctctttcatgctgttttttcggttgaggctccgggaccctcttattaaaaaggcctaagaataaataagtgtactgggtttctaatcaatgttttttactatttcccgggtcatataaatgagctctgggattctaaaattaatgcctttcctgtaatctattattcaaaaggatgacatatgtcctctttcatgctgttgtttcggttgaggctccgggaccctcttattaaaaaggcctgagaataaataagtgtactgggtgtctaatcaatgattttttctatttcccgggtcatataaatgatctctgggattctaaaatcaatgcctttcctgtaatctattattcaaaaggatgacatatgtcctctttcatgctgctgtttcggttgaggctccgggaccctcttattaaaaaggcctgaggaaaaataagtgtactgggtgtctaattaatgtttttttctatttcacggttgcaaataatgatctgtgggtttctaaaatcaatgcctttcctgtaatctattattctaaaggatgacatatgtcctctttcatgctgttgtttcggttgaggctccgggaccctcttattaaaaaggcctgaggataaataagtgtaacgggtgtctaatcaatgtttttttctatttcccggttgcaaataatgatctgtgggtttctaaaatcaatgcctttcttgtaatctattattcaaaaggaagacatatgtcctctttcatgctgttgtttcggttgaggctccgagaccctcttattaaaaaggcctgaggaaaaataagtgtaccgtgtgtctaatcaatgtttttttctatttcatggttgcaaataatgatctgtgggtttctaaaatcaatgcctttcctgtaatctattattcaaaaggatgacatatgtcctctttcatgctgttgtttcggttgaggctccgggaccctcttattaaaaaggcctgaggataaataagtgtactgggtgtccaatcaatgtttttttttatttcacagttgcaaaaaaatcgTCATCAAATTTTAAGCAATAAACAGAGGGTTTGGCTTCCACTTGGTGTATTACCATGCCAGTCCTTTTTGAGCCATCTTCTTTGGCATACTCCACTTGCTTTCCTACAAGGCTGTCCACAACTTCTCCTGGTCCTCTTTCTGCTGGAGGGGAATCATTAGAGTCTGGCATGATGTGGAGATCTCCTTCTTCGTAGTCATCTAATAGCTGATACATATATAAAACTTGGTCCTTCTCGTAGGTTATATAAAACCATGTGTTCATTATGGGAGCTCTTTCTAAGACCATTCCTCTACACTCATCCTTAGAACCATGTTCTGTTTCAAACATGTGTTCAACCGCTTTACCAATCATTGTGTCTGCCAAGTGAGCATCACTAATTCGAGATGAAGCAACTCTATCTGGAAGAACTTCAAGAGCAGACACTCGCTTGTCCTTGTGGAGTTCTAGTCCATAGACACAATCAAatccattatatttaataagataaaggGATGGGTTGACTGGCACTTGATTCAATTCAGTTCCTTTCCATTGTGTTATTGGGCCACTACCTTCTTTCCAACCATGCTGTATTCTGCAACCTACAATATTCCTCTGGGGCTGGGAAATTGGTTTGCTTGGACCAACATTATTTCGATGCTTCTTGTGAGAAGTCCTTTTTTTCATCATACTGGCAGACATACCTGCATGTGCTGCATCACCTCTGGCTCTCTGACCTGCTGCCTTTCCGAATGGGGTCTTCATTCATCTGTGTATAAAAGGGCAGCAAAGCTGCCAAACTAGGGTAAAAATCCTATTCCTCCAATTTCCCTTTTTTGTTCCAGTCTATACAAAGAAACTGTGTCCTTTTAGTCCACCATCCAAGCAAGATTTCTGTGTTTCAATCCACAGCAAGTGGTTCCGATGTCAGGCTACTCCAACCTGAAGAGTGCTGCATA is part of the Bombina bombina isolate aBomBom1 chromosome 6, aBomBom1.pri, whole genome shotgun sequence genome and harbors:
- the LOC128662661 gene encoding spindlin-Z-like, with amino-acid sequence MKTPFGKAAGQRARGDAAHAGMSASMMKKRTSHKKHRNNVGPSKPISQPQRNIVGCRIQHGWKEGSGPITQWKGTELNQVPVNPSLYLIKYNGFDCVYGLELHKDKRVSALEVLPDRVASSRISDAHLADTMIGKAVEHMFETEHGSKDECRGMVLERAPIMNTWFYITYEKDQVLYMYQLLDDYEEGDLHIMPDSNDSPPAERGPGEVVDSLVGKQVEYAKEDGSKRTGMVIHQVEAKPSVYCLKFDDDFFATVK